The following proteins are encoded in a genomic region of Bacillus horti:
- a CDS encoding peptidoglycan DD-metalloendopeptidase family protein, with product MDMETYKEGVKKRREERMRLLRRKQRYEAPPTSQLPMRKKDKNEAFYGMMVGSDLEQREDTGLFSLWIYKLMITLVIIGGTYFIMSSTSPELANSQDFIQDVFHREFNVEGVMAWYENRTGETLSFLPKLINRTNSDEQGYGVPVSGGHVVSGFGQDQQGIIVGTHTELPIEVIKEGYVTSVQDIQGIGATVVIDHGDGEESWYGQLQNIQVQPNDWLEQGHIIGYTRISEENGQGVFYFALRKDREFVDPVEVIPFD from the coding sequence ATGGACATGGAAACGTACAAGGAAGGTGTCAAAAAAAGAAGGGAAGAACGGATGCGCCTGTTGCGTCGTAAACAAAGATATGAAGCTCCTCCCACCTCACAGTTACCGATGCGAAAAAAAGACAAGAATGAAGCATTCTACGGCATGATGGTTGGGTCGGATCTAGAGCAAAGAGAAGATACAGGTTTGTTCTCACTCTGGATCTATAAATTAATGATTACTCTTGTCATTATAGGTGGCACTTATTTTATTATGAGCTCTACATCACCAGAATTAGCAAATTCACAAGATTTTATTCAAGATGTTTTTCATCGGGAATTTAATGTAGAAGGTGTTATGGCTTGGTATGAAAATAGGACAGGGGAAACACTTAGCTTTTTACCTAAATTGATTAATCGAACGAATTCAGATGAACAAGGCTACGGTGTCCCTGTCAGCGGTGGTCATGTTGTTTCAGGTTTTGGACAAGATCAACAGGGTATAATCGTAGGCACTCATACAGAGCTTCCGATTGAAGTGATTAAGGAAGGCTATGTCACCTCCGTTCAAGATATTCAGGGAATCGGCGCTACAGTTGTCATTGACCATGGGGACGGGGAGGAGTCCTGGTATGGTCAACTGCAAAACATCCAGGTACAACCCAACGATTGGTTAGAGCAAGGTCATATTATCGGGTACACGCGTATTAGTGAGGAGAATGGACAAGGTGTATTTTACTTTGCTTTAAGGAAAGATAGAGAGTTTGTCGATCCTGTGGAAGTGATTCCTTTTGATTAA
- the minC gene encoding septum site-determining protein MinC, giving the protein MTMTKPFVTIKGTKDGLVFHMDDTCTFEELLSELSLKLEASRQHALQGEVIKVTVHLGHRYLDQDQEKTLKEFIRTKGKLEVDKLESEVVHRSELDKARIEADVKIVHKTIRSGQVYKVEGNVLVLGDINPGGFIQATGHIFVMGSLRGMAHAGCEGNMSAVIAASILQPTQLRISTVVSRSPDEWDEEEYEMEFAFIENQQIVVDKLHKLMDLRPELKSFI; this is encoded by the coding sequence ATGACAATGACGAAACCGTTCGTAACCATAAAAGGAACCAAAGATGGCTTAGTTTTTCATATGGACGATACGTGCACGTTTGAAGAGCTGCTTAGCGAGCTTAGTCTTAAGCTTGAGGCTAGCCGTCAGCACGCATTACAAGGAGAGGTGATCAAGGTTACGGTACACCTTGGGCATCGTTATTTAGATCAAGACCAAGAGAAGACACTAAAAGAATTTATTCGGACAAAAGGGAAGCTAGAAGTAGATAAGCTAGAAAGTGAAGTTGTCCACAGGTCAGAGCTAGATAAAGCGAGAATCGAAGCGGATGTTAAGATCGTACATAAAACCATTCGTTCAGGTCAGGTATATAAGGTTGAAGGAAATGTACTTGTACTAGGAGATATTAACCCAGGAGGCTTTATTCAGGCTACTGGTCATATATTTGTAATGGGATCACTAAGGGGCATGGCTCACGCAGGCTGTGAAGGAAATATGTCAGCTGTTATAGCGGCCTCAATTCTACAGCCTACACAGCTGAGAATCTCTACAGTTGTTAGTCGGTCACCTGACGAATGGGATGAGGAAGAGTATGAAATGGAGTTTGCCTTTATAGAAAATCAACAGATTGTAGTAGATAAGCTACATAAATTGATGGATTTGCGACCAGAGCTTAAAAGCTTCATATAA
- the mreC gene encoding rod shape-determining protein MreC: MPSFFSNKRLIVLLVGIITVVAVVGVTMQERPKPTWPEQFLRDSIGFVQSIFYKPARGIAGFFENISEMKQIYTENQLLKANLQDNAILVAKIRELEAENNSLKNLLDAEVGLSDYQLRAAEVVTRSPDRWYQQITINKGDTHGVEPDMAVITDKGLVGRVKSVAQFTSTVELLSDTNRVANVSAIVLGDDETEQYFGILEGYDVEQEALYLRKIDLDAQLEEGMSVITSGLGGKYPKGLFVGEIIEYYTDQDGLTRTALVKPAADLYQLDFVFVVESSFVPESTTTTDEELEEETDEEEGEE; encoded by the coding sequence TTGCCCTCCTTTTTTTCAAATAAAAGATTAATTGTTTTACTAGTTGGTATTATTACCGTTGTGGCCGTAGTTGGTGTAACGATGCAGGAGCGCCCTAAGCCTACATGGCCCGAACAATTCCTACGTGATTCTATTGGATTTGTTCAATCCATCTTCTATAAACCCGCTAGAGGTATAGCGGGTTTCTTTGAGAATATCAGTGAAATGAAGCAAATCTATACAGAAAATCAGCTTTTAAAAGCCAATTTGCAGGATAATGCTATTTTGGTAGCTAAAATCAGAGAGCTGGAGGCGGAAAATAACAGCCTTAAGAATTTATTAGACGCTGAAGTCGGCCTTTCTGATTATCAGCTACGAGCAGCAGAGGTTGTAACACGTTCCCCTGATCGTTGGTATCAGCAGATTACCATAAATAAGGGGGACACGCACGGTGTTGAACCTGATATGGCTGTGATAACAGATAAAGGCTTGGTCGGACGAGTCAAAAGCGTGGCTCAATTTACCTCTACAGTTGAACTCCTAAGCGACACGAATCGGGTCGCTAACGTATCTGCTATAGTGCTTGGGGATGATGAAACAGAGCAATACTTTGGGATCTTGGAAGGCTATGATGTTGAACAGGAAGCCTTGTATTTACGTAAAATCGACCTCGACGCTCAGCTAGAGGAAGGCATGTCTGTTATTACTTCAGGTTTGGGAGGTAAATATCCTAAGGGGTTATTTGTTGGGGAAATTATTGAGTATTATACGGATCAGGACGGGTTAACGAGAACGGCGTTGGTTAAACCAGCTGCTGATCTGTATCAATTAGATTTCGTTTTTGTGGTGGAGAGTTCTTTTGTTCCGGAATCCACGACGACAACTGATGAAGAATTAGAGGAAGAAACAGATGAGGAGGAGGGTGAGGAATGA
- a CDS encoding Ig-like domain-containing protein — MSQKKHWSRVLLVAAILVFVLLPTHAWAKDGDVTAIEFEDPSDVHLYIEETTEQLKLLATVEGKATEEDVTKDAVWTSSNAQIVKVDKGLLTPLKNGTVTITAKYKGFTATLKATSEYLYKELKLSSSEPIEYELGSKDLKLEAFAVEEDDTENDVTDKAAWSTSNNKVLTVSNGNITLVGTGKATITATYKGLSKSIQVTVSSPYSKLELEPGNQAELLVGDETTVIQAIATLKNGTQENVTAEAVWSTSDAKVATVSEGEITPLAIGRTTITVNYLGVSTQLTVLVRTPYEVMVLSPANDWNVFLNEGPFQVTASVMNSPDQRRDVTQEATWSSTNELAVTVQNGTITPKAVGTATVKVVYKGLTKEIKVTVQPTIKGLESNTDTIELFKNEIINVPKIQAVTLDDKKLDFTKDVEWISSDETIASVENGKLTAKQTGEVQLTAKIRDFTHTIDVSIQEKVLLLLSSQETISIITGSEASLPNVLAVRENGVEEDVTNKIEWKLTGSRAVIVEDQIKGYLKGNVRLEGTYLNQSIRIPVAIEEEIVKIEIGPSEVVDVNLNRSQSIRVTGYYNNGKKVNLSSKVNWSVANPAIAELRSRSVRGVSEGTTKLTGSYQDIPLEVTVNVVARLKKLEASERRIQLSQGGTATVVINALYDTNATENVTNTVSWTTNRPNVAKVENGRIQAVGKGTATIRATMDKKSVTIRVTVK; from the coding sequence ATGAGTCAGAAGAAACATTGGAGCCGCGTGCTCCTTGTGGCAGCGATCTTGGTATTTGTTCTATTGCCAACACATGCTTGGGCCAAGGATGGAGATGTAACAGCCATTGAGTTTGAAGATCCAAGCGATGTGCATTTATACATAGAGGAAACGACTGAGCAGCTTAAGCTTTTAGCTACTGTTGAAGGAAAAGCTACGGAGGAGGATGTCACGAAAGATGCCGTATGGACATCTTCAAACGCCCAAATTGTCAAAGTGGATAAAGGATTATTAACACCTTTAAAGAATGGAACGGTAACCATTACGGCGAAATATAAAGGGTTTACTGCTACGTTAAAAGCAACATCAGAATATCTCTACAAAGAACTTAAGTTAAGTTCTAGTGAGCCTATAGAATATGAGCTAGGAAGCAAGGATCTTAAGTTAGAAGCCTTTGCCGTAGAAGAGGATGATACAGAAAACGATGTAACTGACAAAGCAGCCTGGAGCACTTCTAACAATAAAGTGCTAACCGTATCAAACGGAAATATTACGCTTGTAGGTACAGGAAAAGCAACGATTACTGCTACGTATAAGGGTTTATCTAAATCGATCCAAGTTACAGTGTCATCCCCATATTCTAAGCTGGAGCTAGAACCAGGAAATCAGGCAGAGCTTCTTGTTGGAGATGAAACAACAGTGATCCAAGCAATTGCTACACTTAAAAACGGCACACAGGAGAATGTTACAGCAGAAGCAGTCTGGAGTACATCAGACGCTAAAGTAGCAACCGTTAGTGAGGGTGAAATTACTCCTCTAGCCATTGGTAGAACTACGATAACAGTTAATTATCTAGGAGTATCCACTCAGTTGACTGTATTAGTGCGTACTCCTTATGAGGTCATGGTACTAAGCCCGGCAAACGATTGGAACGTATTTCTAAATGAAGGTCCTTTTCAAGTGACAGCATCCGTTATGAATAGTCCAGATCAACGTAGGGACGTGACACAAGAAGCAACATGGTCTTCTACGAATGAGCTCGCTGTTACTGTTCAAAATGGAACAATAACTCCTAAAGCCGTCGGTACTGCTACTGTTAAAGTAGTATACAAAGGATTAACAAAAGAAATCAAAGTAACGGTGCAGCCAACCATTAAAGGCTTAGAGTCAAATACTGACACGATAGAGCTATTTAAAAATGAGATTATTAATGTACCAAAAATTCAAGCTGTTACCCTAGATGATAAAAAGCTAGATTTCACAAAAGATGTGGAATGGATTTCTAGTGATGAAACTATCGCTTCTGTAGAAAATGGAAAACTCACGGCTAAGCAAACTGGTGAGGTACAGCTTACAGCTAAGATTAGAGATTTCACTCATACAATCGATGTGAGTATCCAAGAAAAAGTATTGCTTCTTCTATCCTCCCAAGAAACAATCAGTATCATTACTGGTAGTGAGGCCTCTCTTCCGAACGTATTAGCCGTTAGGGAAAACGGAGTAGAAGAGGATGTAACAAATAAGATTGAGTGGAAGCTAACAGGATCAAGAGCGGTTATTGTTGAGGATCAAATTAAAGGCTACCTTAAAGGAAACGTAAGGCTAGAGGGAACATATTTAAATCAGAGCATTCGCATTCCTGTAGCGATTGAAGAAGAGATTGTAAAAATAGAGATTGGTCCAAGTGAAGTGGTTGATGTGAACCTAAATAGAAGTCAATCCATCCGAGTAACAGGCTATTACAATAACGGGAAGAAAGTGAATTTATCCAGCAAGGTCAATTGGTCTGTCGCTAATCCTGCTATCGCTGAGCTTAGATCAAGATCAGTTAGAGGGGTTTCTGAAGGAACTACAAAGCTGACAGGCTCCTATCAGGATATTCCACTTGAGGTTACAGTTAATGTTGTTGCTAGGCTTAAAAAGCTTGAAGCTAGTGAGAGACGAATTCAGCTTTCACAGGGGGGCACGGCAACTGTAGTAATTAACGCATTATATGATACAAATGCTACAGAAAACGTAACAAATACAGTAAGCTGGACAACAAATAGGCCTAATGTAGCAAAAGTTGAAAATGGCCGTATTCAAGCGGTAGGTAAGGGTACAGCAACCATTAGGGCTACAATGGATAAAAAATCCGTGACCATTCGTGTAACAGTAAAATAG
- the minD gene encoding septum site-determining protein MinD: MGEAIVVTSGKGGVGKTTTSANLGTALAIQGKKVCLVDTDIGLRNLDVVMGLENRIIYDLVDVVEGSCKLKQALIKYKDVEELYLLPAAQTKDKNAVHPEQVAKIIDELKQDFDYIIIDCPAGIEQGFKNAVSGADRAVVVTTPERSAVRDADRIIGLLEAEKIQSPKLIINRIRPQMMKKGEMLDVDEIVNVLAIDLLGIVPDDEAVIKASNEGTPTVMNPNSRASIAYRNISRRILGDSIPLMNLEENTSVFSKVKRLFGIKS; the protein is encoded by the coding sequence GTGGGAGAGGCGATTGTCGTTACGTCTGGTAAAGGTGGAGTGGGGAAAACCACCACTTCAGCTAATCTAGGGACTGCTTTAGCTATTCAGGGGAAAAAAGTTTGCTTAGTGGATACAGATATTGGACTGCGTAATTTGGATGTGGTAATGGGTCTGGAGAACCGAATTATCTATGACTTAGTTGATGTTGTGGAAGGCTCCTGTAAATTGAAGCAGGCTCTTATTAAGTATAAGGATGTAGAGGAGCTGTATCTTCTTCCAGCCGCTCAAACAAAGGATAAAAATGCTGTCCATCCTGAGCAAGTAGCTAAGATTATTGATGAGCTAAAACAGGACTTTGATTATATTATTATTGATTGTCCAGCAGGCATAGAGCAGGGATTTAAAAATGCTGTTTCAGGAGCCGATCGTGCTGTGGTTGTTACAACCCCAGAAAGATCTGCGGTAAGGGATGCTGATCGAATTATTGGCTTGCTAGAAGCGGAGAAAATCCAAAGTCCAAAGCTGATTATTAACCGAATCAGACCACAAATGATGAAAAAGGGTGAAATGCTTGACGTAGATGAAATTGTTAACGTTTTGGCAATTGACCTACTAGGAATCGTTCCAGATGATGAAGCGGTGATTAAAGCTTCGAATGAAGGAACACCGACTGTAATGAACCCAAATTCAAGGGCATCCATTGCTTATCGAAATATATCTAGGCGTATTCTCGGAGATTCTATTCCATTGATGAATTTAGAGGAGAATACTAGCGTTTTTTCAAAGGTTAAGCGATTATTCGGCATAAAATCATAG
- the mreD gene encoding rod shape-determining protein MreD, with translation MTHFLFILTSFILFVIEGTVVQVFSPDRWGIPILMIPRFVVVLLIFSALFLGRLQGLFMGLLFGLLYDVVYGGVIGIYGFSMALVGYFSGLTFKVFQQSLLLILLTIAACLVLHEFIVYGLLMLIGYVQMETQVFFFQKVIPTLILNMIFATLVSYPLRTILVQMKQEEEKL, from the coding sequence ATGACCCACTTTCTTTTCATTCTAACGTCCTTTATCCTTTTTGTGATTGAAGGTACGGTTGTCCAAGTTTTTTCTCCTGATCGTTGGGGTATTCCTATACTGATGATACCGCGCTTTGTCGTGGTTCTCCTTATATTTTCAGCCCTATTTTTAGGAAGGCTCCAAGGCTTATTTATGGGGCTGTTATTTGGTCTATTGTATGATGTAGTGTATGGTGGAGTTATTGGAATCTATGGTTTTTCTATGGCCCTAGTAGGCTATTTTAGTGGACTCACATTTAAAGTATTCCAACAAAGCTTATTATTAATCCTTTTGACAATTGCGGCATGTTTAGTGCTGCATGAGTTTATTGTCTATGGGTTACTTATGCTCATTGGCTATGTTCAAATGGAAACTCAGGTATTTTTCTTTCAAAAGGTGATTCCTACCTTAATTTTAAATATGATTTTTGCTACCTTAGTGTCCTATCCTTTACGAACCATATTAGTGCAAATGAAGCAGGAAGAAGAAAAGCTGTAA
- the radC gene encoding RadC family protein, translating to MTVSNQTMMVRDYPLEERPRERMVKDGAEKLSNQELLAILLRTGTNQESVFSLATRIIKEIGSVRRLSEASVDELTKIKGIGLAKAVQIKAGIELGRRVAVKREALISIRSPQEAAKYLMELLKLDQQEKFYVLYLDTKNQIVYEKAVFVGSLNASIVHPREVFKEAVKWSSASIIVAHNHPSGDPDPSREDIEVTKRLVSAGEIMGIDLLDHIVIGDGRYVSLKEKGYM from the coding sequence ATGACCGTTTCTAATCAAACGATGATGGTCCGCGACTACCCCTTAGAAGAGCGCCCACGTGAGCGGATGGTCAAAGATGGTGCAGAGAAATTAAGTAATCAAGAGCTATTAGCCATTTTACTTCGAACAGGTACAAATCAAGAATCTGTCTTTTCACTAGCAACCAGAATTATCAAAGAGATCGGATCTGTACGTCGTTTGAGTGAAGCAAGTGTTGATGAATTAACGAAAATTAAAGGCATTGGGTTGGCTAAGGCTGTTCAAATTAAAGCTGGTATTGAGTTAGGCAGAAGAGTGGCAGTGAAACGTGAGGCGCTGATTAGTATTCGCTCACCGCAGGAGGCTGCCAAGTATTTAATGGAGCTTTTGAAGCTTGATCAGCAAGAAAAGTTTTACGTCCTGTACTTAGACACAAAAAACCAGATTGTTTACGAAAAGGCCGTTTTTGTGGGAAGCTTAAATGCGTCTATCGTACACCCTAGAGAGGTGTTTAAAGAAGCAGTAAAGTGGAGCTCCGCCTCCATTATTGTGGCCCATAACCACCCGAGTGGCGATCCAGACCCAAGTCGAGAGGACATTGAAGTGACCAAAAGACTGGTGTCAGCTGGTGAAATTATGGGTATTGACCTGCTAGACCATATTGTTATTGGTGATGGCAGGTATGTTAGCTTAAAAGAGAAGGGTTACATGTGA
- a CDS encoding rod shape-determining protein, producing the protein MFSGFTRDMGIDLGTANTLVYVKGKGVVVREPSVVALESDTGSIRAVGNAAKNMIGRTPGNIVAKRPMKDGVIADFDTTATMMKYFINQAQKKKSFFSKKPNVVVCVPSGITAVEERAVKEATKIAGAKEVYTIEEPFAAAIGSDLPVWEPTGSMVVDIGGGTTEVAIISLGGIVTSQSIRVAGDEMDDAIIQYVRKQYSLMIGERTSEQLKIEIGSAGKGDEKADMEIRGRDLVSGLPKTVTITAQEIARALADTVASIIEAVRVTLEKAPPELAADVMDRGIVLTGGGALLQNLDKVISEQTGIPVIVAEQALDCVAIGTGRYLEHKFSSKNR; encoded by the coding sequence ATGTTTAGTGGATTTACAAGAGATATGGGAATAGATTTAGGTACAGCGAACACACTTGTTTACGTGAAAGGAAAGGGTGTTGTCGTTCGTGAGCCTTCCGTGGTAGCACTTGAAAGCGATACGGGCTCCATACGTGCGGTGGGAAATGCAGCGAAGAACATGATTGGACGTACACCAGGAAATATTGTAGCCAAGCGACCGATGAAAGACGGCGTTATTGCTGACTTTGATACAACAGCCACAATGATGAAATATTTTATCAATCAAGCTCAGAAAAAGAAATCCTTCTTTTCTAAAAAGCCTAACGTCGTTGTTTGTGTACCATCTGGTATTACAGCTGTAGAAGAACGTGCGGTTAAAGAGGCAACGAAAATAGCTGGAGCCAAGGAAGTGTATACGATTGAAGAGCCTTTTGCAGCGGCTATTGGTTCAGACCTGCCTGTTTGGGAACCAACAGGAAGCATGGTTGTAGACATTGGAGGCGGAACTACTGAGGTTGCCATTATTTCCTTAGGTGGAATTGTAACTAGTCAATCTATCCGTGTTGCTGGAGATGAAATGGATGATGCCATTATTCAATACGTTAGAAAGCAATATAGCCTAATGATCGGTGAACGTACTTCCGAGCAGCTAAAGATTGAAATTGGCTCAGCAGGAAAAGGCGATGAGAAAGCGGATATGGAGATTAGAGGAAGAGATTTAGTGAGTGGATTACCTAAAACTGTTACAATTACAGCTCAAGAAATTGCACGTGCGTTAGCTGATACAGTAGCTTCCATTATCGAAGCGGTGCGAGTAACTCTTGAAAAAGCACCACCAGAGCTTGCTGCCGATGTTATGGATCGTGGAATTGTGTTAACTGGCGGGGGAGCACTTCTACAAAATTTAGATAAGGTTATTAGTGAACAAACGGGTATTCCTGTTATTGTTGCTGAGCAAGCATTAGATTGTGTAGCGATTGGAACAGGTCGCTACTTAGAGCATAAATTCAGCTCAAAAAACAGATAG